In a single window of the Arthrobacter zhangbolii genome:
- the rplB gene encoding 50S ribosomal protein L2 → MGIRKYKPTTPGRRGSSVADFTEITRSTPEKSLVRPLPKKGGRNNTGKITTRHKGGGHKRQYRLIDFRRHDKDGVNARVAEIEYDPNRTARIALLHYVDGTKRYIIAPNKLKQGDFVEAGAGADIKPGNNLPLRNIPVGTTIHAVELRPGGGAKMARSAGASVQLVAKEGRFAQLRLPSGEIRNVDVRCRATIGEVGNAEQSNINWGKAGRMRWKGVRPTVRGVAMNPVDHPHGGGEGKTSGGRHPVNPNGKREGRTRRPNKESDNLIVRRRRSGKNKR, encoded by the coding sequence ATGGGAATCCGTAAATACAAGCCGACTACCCCGGGCCGTCGCGGCTCGAGCGTAGCCGACTTCACCGAAATCACGCGGTCGACGCCGGAAAAGTCGTTGGTACGTCCGCTGCCCAAGAAGGGCGGCCGTAACAACACCGGTAAGATCACGACCAGGCACAAGGGTGGTGGACACAAGCGTCAGTACCGTCTGATCGACTTCCGTCGCCACGACAAGGACGGCGTCAACGCTCGCGTTGCCGAGATCGAATACGATCCGAACCGTACCGCCCGCATTGCGCTGCTGCACTACGTTGATGGCACCAAGCGTTACATCATTGCTCCGAACAAGCTCAAGCAGGGCGATTTCGTAGAGGCCGGCGCCGGGGCTGACATCAAGCCCGGCAACAACCTGCCGCTGCGCAACATCCCCGTGGGTACCACCATCCACGCAGTTGAACTGCGTCCGGGTGGCGGCGCCAAGATGGCCCGCTCCGCCGGTGCATCTGTTCAGCTCGTTGCCAAGGAAGGCCGTTTCGCCCAGCTGCGTCTGCCCTCCGGAGAAATCCGCAATGTTGACGTTCGCTGCCGCGCCACCATTGGCGAGGTTGGCAACGCCGAGCAGTCCAACATCAACTGGGGCAAGGCCGGCCGTATGCGCTGGAAGGGCGTACGCCCGACCGTCCGCGGTGTCGCCATGAACCCGGTTGACCACCCGCACGGTGGTGGTGAAGGTAAGACCTCCGGTGGACGCCACCCGGTCAACCCGAACGGTAAGCGCGAAGGCCGCACCCGCCGCCCCAATAAAGAGAGCGACAACCTCATTGTGCGTCGCCGTCGTTCCGGCAAGAACAAGCGATAG
- the rplW gene encoding 50S ribosomal protein L23, whose translation MSATTAKDPRDVVLAPVVSEKSYGLIDEGKYTFLVDPRSNKTEIKLAVEKIFSVKVDSINTINRAGKRKRTKFGWGQRKSTKRAIVTLKDGTIDIFGGPLS comes from the coding sequence GTGAGCGCGACCACCGCTAAGGACCCGCGCGACGTAGTGCTTGCACCCGTCGTCTCGGAAAAGAGCTACGGCCTGATCGACGAAGGTAAGTACACCTTCCTGGTCGACCCCCGCTCGAACAAGACCGAGATCAAGCTGGCCGTGGAGAAGATTTTCTCCGTCAAGGTCGACTCGATCAACACCATCAACCGTGCCGGTAAGCGTAAGCGCACCAAGTTCGGATGGGGACAGCGCAAGAGCACCAAGCGCGCCATTGTCACCCTCAAGGACGGCACAATCGACATCTTCGGCGGTCCGCTCAGCTAG
- the rplD gene encoding 50S ribosomal protein L4, producing MANETTVEFPAEIFDVQTNVPLLHQVVVAQLAAARQGTHKTKTRAEVSGAGRKPFKQKGTGRARQGSIRAPHMTGGGVVHGPTPRDYSQRTPKKMKAAALRGALSDRARNGRIHVLETLVAGTTPSTKDALSALRSVSDRKNLLVVIERANDVAALSVRNVPEVHVIYVDQLNTYDVLVSDDVVFTKAAYDEFVGKNTVKEDAK from the coding sequence ATGGCTAACGAAACCACTGTTGAATTCCCCGCAGAGATCTTCGACGTTCAGACGAACGTACCGCTGCTCCACCAGGTGGTAGTTGCTCAGCTTGCAGCCGCCCGCCAGGGTACGCACAAGACGAAGACCCGCGCCGAGGTGAGCGGTGCAGGCCGCAAGCCGTTCAAGCAGAAGGGCACCGGCCGGGCTCGTCAGGGCTCCATCCGTGCGCCTCACATGACCGGCGGCGGCGTGGTCCACGGACCGACGCCTCGCGATTACAGCCAGCGCACCCCCAAGAAGATGAAGGCTGCTGCACTGCGCGGCGCCCTGTCCGACCGGGCACGCAACGGCCGTATCCACGTCCTCGAGACCCTGGTTGCCGGCACCACGCCGTCCACCAAGGATGCACTGAGCGCCCTGCGTTCGGTCTCCGACCGCAAGAACCTGCTCGTTGTTATCGAGCGCGCCAACGATGTTGCTGCACTGTCCGTGCGCAACGTCCCGGAAGTTCACGTGATCTACGTAGATCAGCTGAACACCTACGACGTGCTGGTATCCGACGACGTGGTCTTCACCAAGGCTGCCTACGACGAGTTCGTTGGCAAGAACACTGTCAAGGAGGACGCCAAGTGA
- the rplC gene encoding 50S ribosomal protein L3 encodes MSTSLTRQVKGLLGTKLGMTQVWDENNKLIPVTVVQADSNVITQLRNAEKDGYTAVQIGYGQIDPRKVTKPLAGHFEKAGVTPRRHVVELRTADADTYELGQELSVEIFEAGQKVDVVGTSKGKGFAGVMKRHGFHGVGASHGAHKNHRKPGSIGGASTPGRVFKGVRMAGRMGAVRHTTMNLTVHGVDAEKSLLLIKGAVPGARGQVVLVRTAVKGA; translated from the coding sequence GACTGCTGGGCACCAAGCTCGGCATGACCCAGGTTTGGGACGAGAACAACAAGCTCATCCCCGTAACCGTCGTCCAGGCTGACTCCAACGTCATCACGCAGCTGCGCAACGCGGAAAAGGACGGCTACACCGCCGTTCAGATCGGCTACGGCCAGATCGACCCGCGCAAGGTGACCAAGCCGCTGGCCGGCCACTTTGAAAAGGCCGGCGTTACGCCGCGCCGCCACGTAGTTGAACTGCGTACCGCAGACGCCGACACCTACGAGCTGGGCCAGGAACTCTCTGTTGAGATTTTCGAAGCCGGCCAGAAGGTCGACGTCGTCGGAACCTCCAAGGGCAAGGGCTTTGCCGGTGTCATGAAGCGTCACGGCTTCCACGGCGTCGGTGCCTCCCACGGTGCACACAAGAACCACCGTAAGCCGGGTTCCATCGGTGGCGCATCCACCCCGGGCCGCGTCTTCAAGGGCGTTCGGATGGCTGGCCGTATGGGCGCCGTCCGTCACACCACGATGAACCTCACGGTTCACGGTGTGGACGCCGAGAAGTCGCTCCTGCTGATCAAGGGTGCCGTTCCCGGCGCCCGCGGCCAGGTCGTCCTCGTACGCACCGCCGTGAAGGGAGCTTAG